The following proteins are encoded in a genomic region of Gemmatimonadota bacterium:
- a CDS encoding L,D-transpeptidase, whose amino-acid sequence MSRRRSTPQLRPPVRWALAAALAVAALVPAPAARAQWVDGDDGVVYRTRVVEHGLELDQPLLDHDGPYIVVHLAENRVFLMEGGTIVWSAPAGTGTGFRLSGQGLRWQFTTPKGLFRVRRMEKDPVWEAPDWYYVEKGIRIPPQDHPSRRIPGVMGTTALYLGDGLAIHGTNSPGLLLNPDPERRRVSHGCIRLTNEAARDLYHRVGVGTPVLIY is encoded by the coding sequence ATGAGTCGTCGCCGCTCCACGCCCCAGCTCCGCCCGCCGGTCCGGTGGGCCCTCGCGGCCGCCCTCGCCGTGGCCGCCCTGGTGCCCGCGCCCGCGGCCCGGGCCCAGTGGGTGGACGGGGACGACGGGGTGGTCTACCGGACCCGGGTGGTCGAGCACGGCCTGGAGCTGGATCAGCCGCTGTTGGACCACGATGGCCCCTACATCGTCGTGCATCTGGCCGAGAACCGGGTGTTCCTGATGGAAGGCGGCACCATCGTCTGGTCGGCCCCGGCCGGCACGGGCACGGGGTTCCGGCTGTCGGGGCAGGGGCTGCGCTGGCAGTTCACCACTCCCAAGGGGCTCTTCCGGGTGCGGCGCATGGAGAAGGACCCGGTCTGGGAGGCGCCGGACTGGTACTACGTGGAGAAGGGCATCCGCATCCCGCCCCAGGATCACCCCTCGCGCAGGATCCCCGGCGTGATGGGAACCACCGCCCTGTACCTCGGGGACGGCCTGGCCATCCACGGCACCAACTCCCCGGGTCTGTTGCTCAACCCGGACCCGGAGCGCCGCCGGGTCTCGCACGGCTGCATCCGGCTCACCAACGAGGCGGCGCGCGACCTGTACCACCGGGTGGGGGTCGGCACCCCGGTGCTGATCTACTGA
- a CDS encoding YtxH domain-containing protein has product MGERGEPPYIIVEKGGGGLGSFVVGALLGAGVALLLAPRSGEETQQELKAQARRWKEIAEDRVKDAQRALSERVDDVRDEVQSRFDEVRGAVDSGREAARDARHDLERRLEQSKAAYRAGIDAARQAARETPGDAEAET; this is encoded by the coding sequence ATGGGCGAGCGCGGGGAACCCCCCTACATCATCGTGGAGAAAGGCGGCGGCGGACTCGGGTCCTTCGTGGTGGGCGCCCTGCTCGGCGCCGGTGTGGCTCTCCTCCTGGCGCCGCGGTCGGGCGAGGAGACGCAGCAGGAGCTGAAGGCCCAGGCCCGGCGGTGGAAGGAGATCGCGGAGGACCGCGTCAAGGACGCCCAGCGCGCGCTCTCCGAGCGCGTCGACGACGTGCGCGACGAGGTGCAGTCCCGCTTCGACGAGGTGCGTGGCGCCGTGGATTCGGGCCGTGAGGCGGCCCGTGATGCCCGCCACGACCTGGAGCGCCGGCTCGAGCAGTCCAAGGCGGCATACCGGGCGGGCATCGACGCCGCCCGTCAGGCGGCCCGCGAGACGCCGGGAGACGCCGAAGCCGAGACGTGA
- a CDS encoding dihydroorotate dehydrogenase — MTLEQELFGVRFQNPVLLAAGTCGFGEELAEVVDLERLGGLVTKSVTREPRAGNPAPRVAEFHAGMLNSIGLANPGVEAVRRDKLPWLRDHVRRAQVFVSVAGHDPEDFAAIVARLDDCDGFVGFEINLSCPNDTARGALPFALDPEALVVVVERVRARTQRPLWAKLAPNAPDPGASARLAVEAGADGVTMVNTLPGLQFDLDTLAPRLGAGPGGMSGPALLPVGVHAVWRARTQVSVPIVGAGGVATASDAAQYLLAGASLVQVGTASFADPASALRVVDGLARLGAAKGFSHIDALIGAGRTP; from the coding sequence GTGACCCTGGAGCAGGAGCTCTTCGGCGTCCGCTTCCAGAACCCGGTGCTGCTGGCCGCGGGCACCTGCGGGTTCGGCGAGGAGCTGGCCGAGGTGGTGGACCTCGAACGTCTGGGCGGGCTCGTCACCAAGTCGGTGACGCGCGAGCCGCGGGCCGGCAACCCGGCGCCGCGGGTCGCGGAATTCCACGCCGGCATGTTGAACTCCATCGGATTGGCCAATCCGGGTGTGGAGGCCGTGCGGCGCGACAAGCTGCCCTGGCTGCGCGACCACGTCCGGCGCGCACAGGTCTTCGTGAGCGTGGCCGGCCACGACCCCGAGGACTTCGCCGCCATCGTGGCGCGCCTGGACGACTGCGACGGCTTCGTGGGCTTCGAGATCAACCTGTCCTGCCCCAACGACACGGCCCGGGGCGCGCTGCCGTTCGCGCTCGACCCCGAGGCGCTGGTCGTGGTGGTCGAGCGCGTGCGGGCGCGCACGCAGCGGCCGCTGTGGGCCAAACTCGCGCCCAACGCGCCCGACCCCGGCGCGAGCGCGCGCCTGGCGGTGGAGGCCGGGGCGGACGGCGTGACCATGGTCAACACGCTGCCCGGGCTCCAGTTCGACCTGGACACGCTGGCCCCCCGGCTGGGCGCCGGACCGGGCGGCATGAGCGGGCCCGCGCTGCTGCCCGTGGGTGTGCACGCGGTGTGGCGGGCACGGACGCAGGTGTCGGTGCCCATCGTGGGTGCGGGGGGCGTGGCCACGGCCTCGGACGCCGCCCAGTACCTGCTCGCGGGGGCGTCCCTGGTGCAGGTGGGAACAGCCTCCTTCGCGGATCCCGCCTCGGCGCTCCGGGTAGTGGACGGACTCGCCCGCCTCGGAGCCGCCAAGGGCTTCTCCCACATCGACGCGCTCATCGGAGCCGGCCGTACCCCGTGA
- the smpB gene encoding SsrA-binding protein SmpB, with product MSEDGRHVVARNKKARHEYQILDQWEAGIVLTGPEVKSIRQGKIAFQDAFARVQDGEVWLHSLHVSPYEEANRWNLDPVRTRKLLLNRHEIRKLVGRVEEKGLTLVPLDVYFRAGKVKVTLGLGRGKKLHDKRETLKGRIQERDAERELGRRR from the coding sequence GTGAGCGAAGACGGCCGGCACGTGGTGGCCCGCAACAAGAAGGCGCGCCACGAGTATCAGATCCTCGACCAGTGGGAGGCGGGGATCGTGTTGACGGGGCCGGAGGTCAAATCCATCCGCCAGGGCAAGATCGCGTTCCAGGATGCGTTCGCCCGGGTGCAGGACGGGGAGGTGTGGCTGCACAGCCTGCACGTGAGCCCGTACGAGGAAGCCAATCGCTGGAACCTCGACCCCGTGCGCACGCGCAAGCTGCTCCTCAACCGCCACGAGATCCGCAAGCTCGTCGGCCGGGTGGAGGAGAAGGGCCTCACCCTCGTCCCCCTCGACGTCTACTTCCGCGCCGGCAAGGTCAAGGTCACGCTGGGCCTGGGGCGGGGGAAGAAGCTCCACGACAAGCGCGAGACCCTGAAGGGACGCATCCAGGAGCGCGACGCCGAGCGGGAGCTGGGAAGACGCCGATGA
- the pyrF gene encoding orotidine-5'-phosphate decarboxylase yields MPPPEPRRAQVALALDVPDRTAALALDARLGEGRRIYKVGLELFTAEGPPLVRELLEREHRIFLDLKLHDIPNTVARAVESAARLGVHWLTVHTAGGPGMLSAAARAERGALRLVGVTVLTSLDAPALATVLGRPGVDVQTEVDRRAGWAREAGLEAVVCSVAEAARLKDVHGPALELVTPGIRFADQGTDDQARVATPAGAVRAGADLLVIGRAVTAAADPRGALARVLAETEAAGAVRA; encoded by the coding sequence ATGCCACCCCCCGAGCCCCGCCGTGCGCAGGTCGCGCTGGCCCTGGACGTCCCCGACCGGACCGCCGCCCTGGCGCTGGACGCCCGGCTGGGGGAAGGACGCCGGATCTACAAGGTCGGGCTCGAGCTCTTCACGGCGGAGGGGCCTCCGCTCGTGCGCGAGCTGCTGGAGCGGGAGCACCGGATCTTCCTGGACCTGAAGCTCCACGACATCCCCAACACGGTGGCCCGCGCGGTGGAGTCGGCCGCCCGGCTGGGGGTGCACTGGCTGACCGTCCACACCGCGGGGGGGCCGGGGATGCTGTCCGCGGCCGCCCGGGCGGAGCGGGGTGCCCTGCGCCTGGTCGGCGTGACCGTCCTCACGTCCCTGGACGCCCCGGCCCTGGCCACCGTGCTGGGCCGGCCCGGCGTGGACGTCCAGACCGAGGTCGACCGGCGTGCCGGATGGGCCCGCGAGGCGGGGCTCGAGGCCGTGGTGTGCTCGGTGGCCGAGGCGGCCCGCCTGAAGGACGTGCATGGCCCGGCGTTGGAGTTGGTCACGCCCGGGATCCGCTTCGCCGACCAGGGCACGGACGACCAGGCGCGGGTGGCCACGCCCGCGGGAGCCGTGCGCGCCGGGGCCGACCTGCTGGTCATCGGGCGGGCCGTGACGGCCGCGGCCGATCCGCGGGGCGCCCTGGCCCGCGTCCTGGCGGAGACGGAGGCCGCGGGCGCGGTCCGCGCATGA
- a CDS encoding YihY/virulence factor BrkB family protein, translating into MTRARAGWRTLRALVEKAYRDDIFFMAGAITFNLVIAIVPILLLAAGVTGWVLKARFVDPGAGAVGLVLRALPRGAVDPDLVTALEDTVAQVVDQSTGFSLAGALVLVWISTRLVGTLRSVLRRVFEQETDRSLLAGKWFDFRMVLVGAAFIILGLGLARGTSQLIRLASDRSGLMPRPWVSEGVGALLELAFMWVLLLIIYRVVPLRELPRRTALTAATLTAVGLALLKEAFAWYIRNVADFSSTYGNLATLAVLFFYLYYASVAFVLGGEIAVITAGPRPAEHNLKEPGSEAPPSAEPLAGSRP; encoded by the coding sequence GTGACCCGAGCCCGGGCCGGCTGGCGCACCCTGCGCGCGCTGGTCGAGAAGGCCTACCGCGACGACATCTTCTTCATGGCCGGGGCGATCACCTTCAATCTGGTGATCGCCATCGTGCCGATCCTGTTGCTGGCGGCCGGCGTCACCGGGTGGGTGCTCAAGGCACGCTTCGTCGATCCGGGCGCGGGAGCGGTCGGGCTGGTGTTGCGGGCGCTGCCCCGGGGCGCGGTGGATCCCGACCTCGTCACCGCGCTCGAGGACACCGTCGCGCAGGTCGTGGATCAGAGCACGGGCTTCTCGCTCGCCGGTGCGCTGGTGCTCGTGTGGATCTCGACCCGTCTGGTGGGGACGCTGCGCTCGGTGCTGCGGCGGGTCTTCGAACAGGAGACGGATCGGTCGCTCCTCGCCGGCAAGTGGTTCGACTTCCGCATGGTCCTGGTGGGCGCCGCCTTCATCATCCTGGGGCTGGGCCTGGCGCGCGGGACGTCGCAGCTGATCCGGCTGGCCTCCGACCGCTCGGGCCTGATGCCCCGGCCCTGGGTGAGCGAAGGCGTCGGCGCCCTGCTGGAGCTGGCCTTCATGTGGGTGCTCCTGCTGATCATCTACCGCGTGGTGCCGCTCCGGGAGCTGCCCCGGCGCACGGCGCTCACGGCCGCGACCCTGACCGCCGTGGGGCTGGCGCTGCTCAAGGAGGCCTTCGCCTGGTACATTCGCAACGTGGCCGACTTCTCCAGCACCTACGGGAACCTGGCCACGCTCGCGGTGCTCTTCTTCTATCTGTACTACGCCTCCGTGGCGTTCGTGCTGGGCGGGGAGATCGCCGTGATCACCGCCGGGCCCAGGCCCGCGGAACACAACTTGAAGGAGCCGGGCAGCGAGGCGCCGCCGAGCGCCGAACCCCTGGCCGGAAGCCGTCCATGA
- a CDS encoding N-acetylmuramoyl-L-alanine amidase — translation MRRTPSPTCALLLALTAGLTAPLAAQAPDLWVRVGGRESETLNVVDRQGFAAFDATELARFGWPVERVRDTVVVDFDGAEARLAVGTPFFRWEQDVLQLTDAPYVERGQIWVPVQLLIDFVPERLAGLEFDPATRTLFELPTVMAAPLPPVRTRASRVVVIDPGHGGRDPGAIGSGGVREKDVAMGIARALVRLLQADSTLEVHLTRDRDMQVPLWRRGEMATLLKGDRPGVFLSIHANALPASRATRGFETYFLSEARTDDERRVAALENAVDRPSLDPAPEQTELSQILGELRNLDHQHWSAFLAEVVQIHLEDVHPGRNRGVKQGPFAVITNALMPAVLIEVGYLTHAAEERLLGRPEFHETVAGALAAAVQRFFEQYPTASSTVATPVGP, via the coding sequence ATGAGGCGCACGCCGTCCCCCACCTGCGCGCTCCTCCTGGCCCTGACCGCCGGGCTCACCGCTCCGCTGGCCGCACAGGCGCCCGACCTGTGGGTGCGGGTGGGGGGGCGGGAGTCGGAGACCCTCAACGTGGTGGACCGGCAGGGCTTCGCCGCGTTCGACGCCACGGAGCTGGCCCGCTTCGGATGGCCGGTCGAGCGCGTGCGCGACACGGTCGTCGTGGACTTCGACGGCGCGGAGGCACGGCTGGCGGTGGGCACGCCGTTCTTCCGCTGGGAGCAGGACGTCCTGCAGCTGACCGACGCGCCCTATGTGGAGCGCGGGCAGATCTGGGTGCCCGTGCAACTCCTGATCGACTTCGTGCCCGAGCGTCTGGCCGGGCTCGAGTTCGACCCCGCCACGCGGACCCTGTTCGAGCTGCCGACCGTGATGGCCGCGCCCCTTCCGCCCGTGCGCACGCGCGCCTCCCGTGTGGTGGTCATCGATCCGGGCCATGGCGGCCGCGATCCGGGGGCCATCGGGTCGGGGGGCGTGCGCGAGAAGGACGTGGCCATGGGCATCGCCCGCGCGCTGGTGCGGCTGCTCCAGGCGGACAGCACGCTCGAGGTGCACCTCACCCGCGACCGCGACATGCAGGTGCCGCTGTGGCGTCGCGGGGAGATGGCCACGCTGCTCAAGGGCGATCGCCCCGGCGTCTTCCTGTCGATCCACGCGAACGCCCTGCCCGCCTCCCGCGCCACGCGCGGCTTCGAGACCTACTTCCTGTCGGAGGCGCGCACGGACGACGAGCGCCGTGTGGCCGCGCTCGAGAACGCGGTGGATCGTCCCAGCCTGGATCCGGCGCCCGAGCAGACGGAGCTCTCGCAGATCCTGGGCGAGCTGCGCAACCTGGACCACCAGCACTGGTCGGCCTTCCTGGCGGAGGTGGTGCAGATCCACCTGGAGGACGTGCACCCCGGGCGCAATCGCGGCGTGAAGCAGGGTCCGTTCGCCGTGATCACCAACGCGCTCATGCCGGCCGTGCTGATCGAGGTGGGCTACCTGACGCACGCGGCGGAGGAGCGCCTCCTCGGCCGGCCCGAGTTCCACGAGACGGTGGCCGGCGCGTTGGCTGCGGCCGTGCAGCGGTTCTTCGAGCAGTATCCCACCGCTTCGAGCACCGTCGCGACCCCGGTGGGGCCGTGA